The genomic interval AACTTCTACCGTGATGAAGCCCATATTAGTCGTAGTAACGTAAGCTTTATGCCGTATGACGGTTATTTTGGCCCCGATGTAAACACGCTGGATTACTTCCGGAAGTTTCTGGAAGATGGGAGTAGTGGTCTTGACTTGCCATCTGCTGTGATCGTCGAAACTATTCAGGCAGAAGGTGGTATCAATGTAGCCAGCGACGAGTGGCTCCAAGGGTTGGAGCAAATTTGTCGTGAGTTTGACATTCTGCTGATTATTGACGAAATCCAGGTTGGTAATGGCCGCAGTGGTGAGTTTTTCAGTTTTGAGCGCTCTGGCATTACTCCTGATATGGTTACGTTGTCAAAATCTATTGGCGGTGGTTTGCCGCTGGCGCTCTTGTTGATGCGCCCTGAACTTGACCAGTGGAAGCCCGGTGAACATACCGGAACCTTCCGTGGGAACAATCTGGCCTTTGTAGCATCAGTAGAGACACTGGCCTACTGGGAAAATAACGACTTGAGCGACGCTATTCATTATAAATCCGGTATTCTCAAGGAAGAACTTGAGGCTCTTGCAGTCAAGTACCCAGATCTTAACGCCAGTGTCCGTGGCCGTGGGCTTATTTATGGCTTTGAAATTCCTGAGATAGGAATTGCCAAGGAAGTATCGCGCATTGCCTTTGAAAAAGGTCTCATCATCGAGCTCTCCGGCGCCAGCGACCAGGTAGTGAAGTTTTTGCCTCCGTTGACAATCGATGAAGAGACTCTCCGTAAAGGGATTGGTATTATCGATGAGACTATTGGTGAGATATTGGAAACCAAGCAAGAGCGACTAAGCGAGGAATTTTGATGATAGTCAAATCTCTGGATGAGATCAAAGGTACAGAACGCGAGGTCAGGGCTGAAAATGGGCAGTGGGTCAGTTATCGGTTACTGCTTAAAGATGAAGGCATGGGTTTTTCATTTCATGTTACTACTATTTTTGCCGGTAATGATAACTTTTTCCAGTACAAAAACCACCTGGAATCAGTCTATTGTGTTGCCGGTGAAGGTGAAATAGAAGATCTTGAGACCGGCATCGTCTATCCCATTAAGCCTGGTACCGTTTATGCCCTGGACCAGCACGACAGACACCGCTTGCGCGCATTTAAAGACATGACTATGGCTTGTACCTTTAATCCCCCAGTCTCGGGTCGAGAGGTGCATGACGCAGATGGCTCTTATCCGGCTGACCTCTCCTGATAATTGCAAATAGCTAAATACACCAAAAGGCCGCCTGCATCAGCA from Desulfurispira natronophila carries:
- the ectB gene encoding diaminobutyrate--2-oxoglutarate transaminase — protein: MRIFEQMESEVRGYIRSFPAIFERAKGAMLVDEQGNEFVDFFAGAGTLNYGHNNDRVSKALVEYIQNDGVVHGLDMATSAKKRFLQTLYDVVLSPRNYEYKVQFTGPTGTNTVESALKLARMIKGRSNVVAFTNAFHGLTMGSLAITGNNFYRDEAHISRSNVSFMPYDGYFGPDVNTLDYFRKFLEDGSSGLDLPSAVIVETIQAEGGINVASDEWLQGLEQICREFDILLIIDEIQVGNGRSGEFFSFERSGITPDMVTLSKSIGGGLPLALLLMRPELDQWKPGEHTGTFRGNNLAFVASVETLAYWENNDLSDAIHYKSGILKEELEALAVKYPDLNASVRGRGLIYGFEIPEIGIAKEVSRIAFEKGLIIELSGASDQVVKFLPPLTIDEETLRKGIGIIDETIGEILETKQERLSEEF
- a CDS encoding ectoine synthase; its protein translation is MIVKSLDEIKGTEREVRAENGQWVSYRLLLKDEGMGFSFHVTTIFAGNDNFFQYKNHLESVYCVAGEGEIEDLETGIVYPIKPGTVYALDQHDRHRLRAFKDMTMACTFNPPVSGREVHDADGSYPADLS